In Oscillatoria sp. FACHB-1407, one DNA window encodes the following:
- a CDS encoding sensor histidine kinase — protein MADLIFFQKVQDTTAKVDDLSLPKNLSRWRSHNGEAEKTVVDETFNANLQATQQLLGELLQSTSNLSPDQHHLLTRALDHLAYASTEINTVLTELKLNQQELTERIEQEQAVGAIAQRVHQSLNSQEIFQITASGVQQLLNSDRAIVYKLDLTKGLIAIADSSTPAHQPTPETLAYQTWLKGLLHQSTADPYAVADIRQETLPVDIAETLHRGQVKGLLVIPIAREEQILGAIAIHHCSEPRQWQSLEIQLLKQLADQVAIALQQSELYQQVQHLNADLEKQVQQRTVEVQKALDFESMLKRITDKVRDSLDESQILQTAVQELTFVLGLGGCNSALYDLSQGTSTICYEYTDSVPAYQGRVAQMDHFPEIYSQLQQGHYLQFCSLVPNPVRGQVAMLACPIFVDSNVSQGIEQAVLGDLWLIHDKEHVFTEFEIRMVQQVANQCAIAIRQARLFQAAQGQVQELEKLNRLKDEFLSTVSHELRTPITNVKMAIHMLRIATDEERRQRCLNILEAETAREAELIDELLDLQRLEAATQPITLEQTQIQNWLPALIEPFRSRTASRQQTLKVDCPPDLPAFVTDVIILRRILAELLNNACKYTSQESTITFRVASEPHPTRGNTTVITIGNQADIPPTELPHIFEKFYRVIQVDRYKQGGTGLGLALVQKRVEQLNGSVEVESLNGWTTFTVRLPALQLS, from the coding sequence ATGGCGGATTTAATATTCTTTCAGAAAGTGCAAGACACGACGGCTAAAGTCGATGATTTATCCCTTCCAAAGAACTTATCTCGTTGGCGATCGCACAACGGCGAGGCAGAAAAGACTGTGGTAGATGAGACATTCAACGCCAATCTCCAAGCAACCCAGCAGCTTTTGGGTGAGTTGTTGCAATCTACCAGTAACCTCTCCCCCGACCAACACCATCTTTTGACCCGTGCGTTAGATCATCTCGCTTATGCGTCTACTGAAATCAATACAGTGTTAACGGAGCTAAAGCTCAATCAGCAAGAGTTAACTGAACGGATTGAACAAGAACAAGCTGTTGGGGCGATCGCCCAACGGGTTCACCAATCACTGAATTCTCAAGAAATTTTTCAAATTACGGCCAGTGGTGTGCAGCAACTTCTAAACAGCGATCGGGCAATCGTTTACAAGTTGGATCTCACCAAAGGTTTGATTGCGATTGCTGACAGTTCTACGCCTGCTCATCAACCGACCCCTGAGACGCTTGCCTATCAAACTTGGCTCAAAGGCTTACTTCATCAATCAACAGCAGACCCTTACGCTGTAGCAGATATCCGTCAAGAAACACTGCCTGTTGATATTGCAGAAACCTTGCATCGGGGACAGGTCAAAGGGTTATTAGTGATTCCCATTGCACGAGAAGAGCAAATCTTAGGGGCGATCGCCATCCATCACTGCTCTGAACCGAGGCAATGGCAATCGCTAGAGATACAGCTACTCAAACAATTAGCAGATCAGGTAGCGATCGCCTTACAACAATCAGAGCTTTATCAACAGGTGCAGCACCTCAACGCCGACCTGGAAAAACAAGTGCAACAACGCACAGTTGAAGTGCAAAAGGCACTCGATTTTGAGTCGATGCTGAAGCGTATTACCGATAAGGTACGTGATTCTCTGGATGAGAGCCAGATTTTGCAAACTGCGGTTCAGGAGTTGACGTTTGTTCTGGGTTTAGGGGGATGCAACTCTGCTCTCTATGACCTGAGTCAGGGAACGTCTACGATTTGCTACGAATACACTGACTCCGTTCCTGCTTATCAAGGACGGGTAGCTCAGATGGATCACTTCCCTGAAATCTACAGTCAGTTGCAACAAGGACATTACCTTCAGTTTTGTTCACTGGTGCCTAACCCGGTGCGGGGTCAAGTAGCAATGCTTGCTTGCCCTATTTTTGTTGATTCCAATGTGTCTCAAGGCATCGAACAAGCTGTACTCGGCGACTTATGGTTGATCCACGATAAGGAGCACGTCTTCACCGAGTTTGAGATTCGGATGGTGCAACAGGTGGCAAACCAATGTGCGATCGCGATTCGTCAGGCTCGTCTCTTTCAAGCAGCCCAGGGGCAAGTGCAGGAGCTAGAGAAGTTAAATCGCCTCAAAGATGAATTTCTCAGCACTGTCTCCCATGAATTGCGAACCCCCATTACTAACGTCAAAATGGCAATTCACATGTTGAGGATTGCTACCGATGAGGAACGGCGACAACGCTGTCTGAACATCCTAGAAGCAGAAACCGCCAGAGAAGCGGAATTAATCGATGAACTGTTAGATTTGCAACGCCTGGAAGCAGCGACTCAACCCATCACCCTAGAGCAGACCCAGATCCAAAACTGGTTGCCTGCGTTGATTGAGCCATTTCGATCGCGCACTGCCAGTCGTCAGCAAACGCTCAAGGTAGATTGCCCGCCTGATCTTCCTGCTTTTGTCACAGATGTCATCATTCTGCGGCGCATCCTTGCAGAGTTGCTCAATAACGCCTGCAAATACACCTCTCAGGAGAGCACAATTACGTTCCGTGTTGCCTCTGAGCCACATCCAACACGGGGTAACACAACCGTCATTACAATTGGCAATCAGGCAGATATTCCGCCCACCGAGCTACCTCATATTTTTGAGAAGTTTTATCGGGTGATTCAGGTCGATCGCTACAAACAAGGTGGAACTGGTCTGGGTTTGGCACTCGTGCAAAAACGGGTAGAGCAACTCAACGGTAGTGTTGAAGTCGAAAGCTTGAATGGATGGACAACTTTTACCGTGCGATTACCCGCATTGCAGTTGTCATAA
- a CDS encoding glycosyltransferase family 4 protein, translating into MKILVLAWEFPPRIVGGIARHVSELYPEIVKLGHEIHLLTVEFGQAPWFEVVEGIQIHRIPVGPSRDFFHWVANMNESMGRHGGKLLLEDGPFDLIHAHDWLVGDAAIALKHTFKIPLVATIHATEFGRYNGLHNPTHYYINDKEHLLAHNAWRVIVCTNYMRREIEQVLRSPWDKIDVIYNGIRPEKKPHPDDFDFWGFRRRFATDTERVVYYVGRMAHEKGVQVLLSAAPKIIWEMAGAVKFVIIGSGNTEHLKRQAWDLGIWDKCFFNGFMSDSDLDQFQTVADCAVFPSLYEPFGIVALESFAARVPVVVSNAGGFPEVVRHTKTGIVTQAANPESLAWGILEVLKSPGYAKWLIDNAYADLEQRFNWAKLAVQTEAVYDRVVRERAQVDW; encoded by the coding sequence ATGAAAATTTTGGTACTGGCATGGGAGTTTCCACCTCGCATCGTGGGAGGTATCGCCCGCCATGTATCAGAGCTATATCCTGAGATCGTCAAACTCGGACATGAGATTCATTTGCTGACGGTTGAATTTGGGCAAGCCCCCTGGTTTGAGGTTGTCGAGGGAATTCAAATTCATCGCATTCCTGTTGGACCCAGTCGCGACTTTTTTCACTGGGTCGCTAATATGAACGAGAGCATGGGACGTCATGGCGGTAAACTCCTGCTCGAAGATGGTCCCTTTGACCTGATCCACGCCCATGATTGGCTTGTGGGAGATGCAGCGATCGCTCTCAAGCACACCTTCAAAATTCCATTAGTTGCCACTATCCACGCTACTGAGTTTGGTCGCTACAACGGATTACACAATCCCACCCACTACTACATCAACGATAAAGAACATCTCCTGGCACACAATGCCTGGCGTGTGATCGTTTGCACCAATTACATGCGCCGCGAAATTGAACAGGTGCTACGCAGCCCGTGGGACAAGATCGATGTGATCTACAACGGGATTCGCCCTGAAAAGAAACCCCATCCCGATGATTTTGACTTTTGGGGGTTTCGCCGCCGCTTTGCTACCGACACCGAACGGGTTGTCTACTACGTCGGACGAATGGCACACGAAAAAGGGGTGCAAGTGTTACTCAGTGCGGCCCCCAAAATTATTTGGGAGATGGCTGGAGCCGTGAAATTTGTCATTATTGGTAGTGGCAATACTGAGCACCTGAAACGGCAAGCCTGGGATCTGGGGATTTGGGACAAGTGCTTTTTCAACGGCTTTATGTCTGACAGCGACCTGGATCAGTTTCAAACGGTAGCTGATTGCGCTGTTTTTCCGAGCCTGTATGAGCCGTTTGGCATTGTGGCATTAGAAAGTTTTGCGGCTCGTGTGCCCGTGGTTGTCTCCAATGCAGGCGGATTTCCAGAGGTTGTGCGTCACACCAAGACCGGGATCGTTACTCAAGCGGCTAACCCCGAATCTTTGGCATGGGGGATTTTAGAGGTCTTGAAAAGCCCAGGCTATGCCAAATGGTTAATTGATAACGCTTACGCTGATCTAGAACAACGCTTTAACTGGGCAAAACTTGCGGTGCAAACGGAGGCAGTCTACGATCGCGTCGTGCGAGAGCGGGCTCAGGTGGACTGGTAA
- a CDS encoding DNA polymerase III subunit delta', whose amino-acid sequence MVSSVFDTLIGQSQAVELLTAAVERDRIAPAYLFVGVPGVGRSLAAQGFTELLLSPQGTSSPQLRSRIEQRNHPDLFWVEPTYLHQGKRISVKEAAELGVKRKTPPQIRLDQVREITQFLSRPPLEALRAVIVLEQAESMADAAANGLLKTLEEPGKATLILIASSVDALLPTIVSRCQRVRFQRLSTEDVAEVLQRTGHQEILQHPEILALAQGSPGEAIAHWQQLQAIDPELLETVTQPPRSLRHALELARQIDKELDVEAQLWFIDYLQHRYWQRQTHPQFLQLLETARRHLRGSVQPRLTWEVTLMGML is encoded by the coding sequence ATGGTTTCATCGGTCTTTGATACGCTAATTGGACAATCACAAGCAGTGGAATTACTCACGGCTGCGGTTGAGCGCGATCGCATTGCCCCTGCTTACCTCTTTGTGGGGGTGCCGGGGGTCGGGCGCAGTCTTGCCGCACAGGGGTTTACGGAACTGTTGTTGTCTCCGCAGGGCACCTCCTCGCCCCAATTGCGATCGCGGATTGAGCAGCGCAATCACCCCGATTTGTTTTGGGTAGAGCCGACCTATTTGCATCAGGGCAAACGCATCTCTGTCAAAGAAGCAGCTGAGTTGGGGGTGAAACGCAAAACGCCACCACAAATTCGGTTAGATCAGGTGCGGGAAATCACTCAATTTCTCAGTCGTCCACCTTTAGAGGCATTGCGGGCAGTGATTGTTTTGGAGCAAGCCGAATCGATGGCAGATGCAGCCGCCAATGGGTTACTCAAAACGTTAGAAGAACCGGGAAAAGCTACGCTCATTCTGATTGCATCGAGTGTAGATGCGCTGCTACCAACGATTGTGTCTCGTTGTCAGCGAGTACGGTTTCAACGGTTGAGCACTGAAGATGTAGCAGAGGTGTTACAGCGCACCGGACATCAGGAGATATTGCAGCATCCAGAGATCTTGGCACTGGCACAGGGCAGTCCAGGCGAGGCGATCGCCCACTGGCAGCAACTACAAGCCATTGACCCAGAGCTACTCGAAACCGTGACCCAACCACCGCGATCGCTGCGCCATGCGTTAGAACTCGCTCGCCAAATCGATAAAGAATTAGACGTAGAGGCGCAACTGTGGTTTATCGACTACTTGCAACACCGCTATTGGCAGCGACAGACTCATCCTCAGTTTTTACAACTACTGGAAACTGCTCGTCGGCATCTGCGCGGTTCGGTGCAGCCTCGGCTCACCTGGGAAGTAACGCTGATGGGGATGTTGTAG
- the tmk gene encoding dTMP kinase, with protein MSGRFIVFEGVEGSGKTTQVQRLQTWLLQNQPLLPSQTNSEFQIVVTREPGGTDVGQEIRQLLLHSEQEPIADRAELLLYAADRAQHVEAFLKPRLTKGHWVLCDRYTDSTIAYQGYGRGLDHTLIDQLNQIATGGLQSDLTLWLDLEVETGLARTQRRGASDRMEKAELAFHQRVQQGFVKLAEQHPQRIVRIDASGTEEQVAERIQTVVKQRFSIAS; from the coding sequence ATGTCAGGTCGTTTTATTGTGTTTGAAGGGGTTGAGGGTAGCGGCAAAACAACTCAGGTGCAGCGACTACAAACCTGGCTTCTACAAAATCAACCCTTATTGCCATCGCAAACGAATTCTGAGTTTCAGATTGTTGTTACTCGTGAACCCGGTGGTACAGATGTTGGTCAAGAAATTCGTCAACTCCTACTGCACAGCGAGCAAGAGCCGATCGCCGATCGAGCGGAGCTATTGTTATATGCTGCCGATCGCGCCCAACATGTCGAGGCGTTTCTCAAACCTCGTCTGACAAAGGGACATTGGGTCTTGTGCGATCGCTACACAGACTCAACGATCGCCTATCAGGGCTATGGTCGAGGTCTGGATCACACGTTGATTGATCAGCTCAATCAGATTGCAACAGGTGGATTGCAGAGCGATCTGACCTTGTGGCTAGATTTAGAGGTTGAGACGGGTCTGGCACGAACTCAACGACGAGGAGCCAGCGATCGCATGGAAAAAGCGGAGTTAGCGTTTCATCAGCGAGTGCAACAGGGCTTTGTCAAACTGGCTGAACAGCACCCACAACGCATCGTTCGCATTGACGCCTCTGGCACCGAAGAGCAAGTGGCTGAACGGATTCAAACAGTAGTCAAACAACGCTTTAGCATTGCAAGCTAA
- a CDS encoding VOC family protein, whose protein sequence is MNFKRFEHINLSCRNLDATQRFYQTLFPDWVVRAQGEWQGERWLHLGNNQFYLALNDATDDDRLQLPYEGVGINHVGFVIEDGEGILTLLNANGIEHYTMNSPETKFRIYINDPDGNEIELVEYQETYTFR, encoded by the coding sequence ATGAACTTCAAGCGATTTGAGCACATCAATCTGTCGTGTCGCAATCTTGATGCGACCCAACGCTTTTATCAAACCCTATTTCCTGATTGGGTAGTGCGTGCCCAGGGAGAATGGCAAGGAGAGCGGTGGCTCCATTTGGGAAACAATCAGTTTTATCTGGCGTTGAATGATGCTACGGATGACGATCGCCTCCAGCTACCCTATGAAGGTGTAGGGATTAACCATGTTGGGTTTGTCATCGAGGACGGTGAGGGAATATTAACCCTGCTGAATGCAAACGGCATTGAGCACTACACCATGAACTCGCCCGAAACTAAATTTCGTATTTATATTAACGATCCAGACGGCAACGAAATTGAATTAGTGGAATATCAAGAGACTTACACTTTTCGGTAA